From Nicotiana tabacum cultivar K326 chromosome 20, ASM71507v2, whole genome shotgun sequence, one genomic window encodes:
- the LOC107830702 gene encoding polygalacturonase At1g48100-like, translating into MKKNYKHSPLIFLLVLLLIFFTAFSMVSVEARKHHTKKSKIHHKHRNRNNKQKNGGGNKAPDCSDSPSPAPSHGFYPTQFPIFDILSFGAKGDGVSDDSKALEGAWEAACKVQGATLHIPSEFQFLINPITLQGPCMPNFIFQVDGTLLAPSKVGTWPKSSLFQWLNFKWMHNFTIQGTGTFDGQGYNWWKLSQIDYFQEMKTSKSIPDIKPTVLRFYASYNVTVRDIKIMNSPQCHLKFDNSKGVKINNVTISAPGSSPNTDGIHLQNSQDVEIHHSNIGTGDDCVSIQTGCSNIHVHHINCGPGHGISLGGLGKDKSVACVSDIIVENVNLESTMYGARIKTWQGGLGSVKNISFSNIQVSDVKVPIMIDQYYCDKHVCKNQTGAVAISNVKFNQITGTYSAKPIHLACSNSIPCTDVDLIDIQLKPSFNYRGIQQGLCWNSYGKSQAPLLPSSMDYCVRRGSGFVRRISRSHENVCS; encoded by the exons ATGAAGAAGAATTATAAACACTCTCCTCTCATCTTTCTTCTCGTTCTTTTACTTATTTTCTTCACTGCATTTTCAATGGTATCAGTTGAGGCTAGGAAACACCATACAAAGAAGAGCAAAATACACCACAAACATAGGAATAGGAATAATAAGCAGAAAAATGGAGGTGGAAATAAAGCACCAGATTGTTCAGACTCTCCTTCTCCAGCTCCTTCTCATGGTTTTTACCCTACACAGTTTCCCATTTTTGACATCTTGTCCTTTGGAGCCAAAGGTGATGGAGTTTCTGATGATTCCAAG GCACTTGAAGGAGCATGGGAAGCTGCTTGCAAAGTCCAAGGGGCTACTCTACACATTCCTTCAGAATTCCAATTCTTAATCAATCCCATTACACTTCAAGGACCATGCATGCCTAACTTTATTTTTCAG GTAGATGGAACTCTCTTGGCTCCTTCAAAAGTAGGAACCTGGCCCAAATCCAGCTTGTTCCAATGGTTAAATTTCAAGTGGATGCACAATTTTACCATCCAAGGAACTGGCACTTTTGATGGCCAAGGCTATAACTGGTGGAAACTTTCTCAAATTGATTATTTCCAG GAAATGAAGACATCTAAAAGCATTCCTGATATAAAACCGACA GTTTTACGATTTTATGCTAGCTATAATGTGACAGTTCGTGATATCAAGATTATGAATAGTCCTCAATGTCACCTAAAATTTGACAACTCTAAAGGAGTAAAAATCAATAACGTTACAATCTCTGCACCAGGAAGTAGCCCAAACACTGATGGTATTCACCTTCAAAATTCTCAAGATGTTGAGATCCATCATTCCAATATAGGAACAG GAGATGATTGCGTGTCAATTCAAACTGGTTGCTCTAATATTCATGTACATCACATAAATTGTGGTCCTGGACATGGGATAAG CCTCGGAGGACTAGGTAAAGATAAAAGCGTTGCATGCGTTTcagacatcattgttgagaacGTGAACTTGGAAAGCACTATGTATGGTGCAAGGATAAAGACATGGCAG GGTGGTCTTGGATCCGTCAAGAACATATCATTTTCGAACATTCAAGTATCAGATGTTAAGGTTCCAATCATGATTGATCAATATTACTGCGACAAGCATGTGTGCAAGAATCAAACAGGAGCTGTAGCAATATCCAACGTTAAATTCAATCAGATAACAGGAACTTACTCTGCCAAACCAATTCATCTAGCTTGCAGTAACTCAATTCCATGCACTGACGTTGATCTAATTGACATTCAATTAAAACCATCGTTTAATTATCGGGGAATTCAGCAGGGATTGTGCTGGAATTCTTATGGAAAATCACAAGCACCACTTCTTCCTTCAAGTATGGATTATTGTGTAAGAAGGGGAAGTGGCTTTGTTAGAAGAATATCAAGATCCCATGAAAATGTCTGCTCGTAA